In the Planctomicrobium piriforme genome, TCCAGTGCTAGAGTTGCTGCGAACCGACTTTTCGAAGGACGTTCAACAGACTGGCAACCGGCAATCTCAGGCAAGCGCAGCGTACTGGAGCGAACATGGGTTTCATCAAAGGGCGAAGTCGGAATACTTATTCGGATGGAGTGCCCACCAAGGAATCCAGCAGCTTCAAGGGAATCTCCGAGCAGCAGCTCGAAGAGCACCTCAACGTCGCCCGTTACGGCAGCTTTCTGCTGACCGACGCGGTGCGTCCGTCCTTCGACCTGACCGTGGTGCCGAGTTCCGGCTGGCGTCGCGACACCTATCGCGACAAGGAAACCTGCATCGACGTGCCGGTCATCATGGCCTCGCAGACCCGCGAAAAGCTGTTCGACCTGTTCATCGACCTGCTCGATCCGCTGGGGGACGAAGTCGATGTCGTGCTGGAAACCAGCCACGAAGCCCGTCGCGGCGGACACGATGACCTGTACCGCGAACAGATCGACCTCCCGATTCTCAAAAGCCTGCTCTACGATTTCGAAGACAGCATCCTGAACGACGGCTGCGTCGGCATCGCGGTCCTCAATCCTCGCGTGCCGATGGAAGTGCAGTTCGACGAGCACAAGCTGCTCATCATGTACGGGCACGACCTCGAGCCGTTTGAAGAAGTCCTTCGCCAGCACGGTTTGTGGCGGAGCGAAACCTTGAAATTCATTACCGAAGCCGAGCATATCCATTCGTCGACCGACGAATTCGGCGAACGGTTCTCGGACCTGCGATATCAGTTGGGCGTCGAAGGGGATTGATTCTTTCGGTCCGCAGACAGAACAACGCTCGACCCCTTCTTGACCGGTCAATTTTCAATCTCCCCCACAGACAGAAAGAGCACCCATGCGTTTCTCGTGCTTCGACTGCTGTGCCGTGCTGCTACTGTGCGGCGCGGTGCTGGGGGAGACGGCGCAGGCACAGCAGTCAGCCCGATTGCCGGTGCGTGCCGCAGGAGATCAGAACGGCGCCAACGTGCGGCTGGTCAACGGCCAGCAACCGCTCTGGGTGGCTGGTGAACACAGTACCGGCAAGCGGCCCATCGAAGTCGCCCGCTCGGGGAAAGGCTCGCAATTCGTACTTGTCGTCGGCAGCGTCGCGGGGAATGATCCGGAAAGCATCGAACTGATCGACGCCACTTGCCAGCTCGCGCGGATGTATCCGCCGCCGGATCCGGTGACGCTGCTGTTTGTGCGCACCCCCAACCCCGACGGGCTGGCCGAGCATGTGCATACCAACCAGCGCGGGGTCGAACTCGACCGCAATTTTCCGTCCCGGAACTTCACCTCGGCCCCGAATCGGCTCACCGGCCCCAAGCCGGCCAGCGAAGTCGAAACCCAGTACATGGTGCGGGTGCTGCAGGAATTCAAACCGGTGCGGGTGATCCACCTCAAGTCCGGAGTCGGCGACCGGCCGCTCGTCATGATCAGTGACAAATGGCAGGCGACAACCGGCGCGGCGATGCTGCCGAAGGACATCAGCCAGGACCGCTATCAGGGCACCTTCAAGGCAGGTTCTCTGGAAGAGTATGTGAGCGTCGAAATGGAGACCGCCATCGGCACCGTGGTGCTATCGAAGGGGTCGCGGCAGATGCAGGCTGCCGAAATCTTGCGGCTCGCGGTCGGCAATATCTCGAAGAACCCGAATCCCGCGGACAATCTGGCCAAGGCGAATCCGCCTGCCAAAACACCGGCCGCACAACCCGCCGCGCCCGCTGCCGCCCAGCGACCGATGACGCCCGAAGCCGCCCCGAAGGGAAACCAGGGTGAAGTCGAATTACTGCCGCCGCCGCCGGAATTCGCGCCGACGTCAACTCCGTCGCAACAGGTCGACCGCAACGACAGCCGGTACTTTGAGCTGCCGCCGCCGCCGCGGTAGAGAACCTGGCTGTTGCGTTGATCGAATTTCGGGCGTGAATCGTGGCGAATTTGTCATTTGTCAATGGTCATTTGTCATTGGGCCATTGAGGGAGAACTGCGGGGGCGGGCTTCTGTTTAATCGTTGTTGTCTGATCACTCGGAAGCCGACAATCGGGTTTGTTTTCCAGGGGGGCAGGACGGCGGTATCGATACGGCAGGCTTCGCCGACAAACCGCCAGTCGCTGCCGCGAATCACCTTCAGGTGGCCTGATCGCGGACCTTGGGGGTCGATCTGCTCCGGTAACAGGTAGGCGTCGCGCTGATACCAGTCGGCCGTCCATTCCCAGGCGTTTCCCCGCATGTCGTAAAGACCCCAACTGGAGGGCCGATCGCTGCCGACCGGAGTGAGCGGCAATGGCGGAGAAACTCCTGCCGCCGCGCCGGAATCGTCTCTGTCATCTCGATCTGGCGACCAGCGAAATGGGGTCGTCGACCCGTCGCGGCACGCGTACTCCCATTCTGCTTCCGTCGGCAAGCGATAGCTGCTGCCGGCCGATAACTCTTCCGGGTGGTTCGACAAAGCCTGACAGAACGCGGCTGCCTGATCCCAACTGACGTTCGTCACCGGCAACCGGCCCAGGTCTTCGGAATTGGCAACAGAGATCTCCATCTCTTCCGGCAGCGCAGGGAGCGACTCCCTGCCCAACACTTGTTGATAGTCATCTCGCGTCACCTCGAACTGCGACAGCCAGAATGACTGAGTGATCTCAACGGGATGCGGCGGACACTCGGCAGGGATCGGGCCGTTGTTGCCGGCGTCTGGAAGTCCCATGGTGAACCGGCCTGCCGGAATCAGAACGAAGCTCATGCCGATGGAGTTTGTTTCCGGGGACGAACTTGCAGCAGTCGGCGCGTTGCGAACAGAGGCAGCATTTAATGTTTTGCGAGGCGAAGGGAGTTGGATATGCGAGGGTTCCCATTCGTTGAAATCCGCTAGACATTCCGGCGGTGTTTCGCGGGAATGCAGAATGTGCCACACGCTTGAGTCGATCGCGTTGGACACAAACCGTACCGAGCCGTCGAGACAGGCGACATGCACGCCGCCGGGATGCTGGCTTCTGGCGGTCGCCTGTTGATTGTGATCGATATAGCTCACACAGGGCATGCCGGCCTGTTGCAGCACATCGGAGCCGAGGACGGCATGCAATTCTCCGCAGCTGAGGACGTCATCGCTGCGAGGATGCGCATTGTTGGGTCCGGCAGCGTCTCCGTTCACCCCATGTGCCCAGCTGATGCTCCCGCCGATTTGACCGAGTGCCCAGACGCCCCGTGGGTCGAGCGGGTGAATTCCTGCCCGAAGTTCTTCCAGGGCGATGAGCGTCGCACGACCGTTGCTGAACTCGCCAAAAGAAAAGCTGCGGTTGATACCTGCGATGCCGTTTCCCCAGAGCTGAAACTGGCGCGGCGAATCCAACGTGACCAGATGCACGAAATCGCCTTGTGGGGAACTCGTGCTGGGGGGCTCGACCTTGTAATGGTGAGTTCCGCCGTTGATCGCGAAGTTGCCCCGTGCGAATTCCAGCGGCGCTTCGCGCGGATCCCCCTGTAGTTGATACCTGTTGCCGGATCGATTGAACGCATCTGTGGGGCAGGCGATGAACGGTGCTGCTGTGGTCCGCAGCAGTGCATTGCCGGGATGCCCGACGGGAAGTTCGGCCGACACTTTCGCGGCTAGATTCGATTCGCCGATGAACGGCAAGAGCAACTGCGCCCAGTTCTGGTGCGTGATCCGTTCAATCTGCCGAGAGCGGTGCAGCAACGGGGTCGCGATGGCGTTTGGATTCCAGACTGCGGCCGGCGGCAAACTTCGAAAGACATCATGATACCGCTCGAGTCCCAGCGTTAGCGCCTGCAGGCGCTGACGGCACGTTTGCTGTCTCGACCGCTCGCGCCATTCCAGCAGGAGCGGGGTGAGCAGTGCCGCCACAAACCCCAGCAGCGCCAACACGAAGAGGACTTCCAGCAGCGTCAGGCCGGACGGGTTTCGGGAGGCTGCGATGCATTGCCGGTGATGTGAATGCCGCATTGTCATGGAGAATTCGGTAAAGAGTGAATCCACTCGGAAATCAATTCGAGCGCCGCCGGGTCAGGCCGGGTCCGCGCGAGCCACGGCATCGCATGTCTGGGATCAGTTGTCTGCAGTCGCAGATACATCGCCGACTCGTCCGGTGAGCCTGGTTTCAGCAGTGTTTTCGCGGTGCGGCCATCGATCTTGTGATGCGCCAAGCGCGATGTTGTTGAGATCAACTCCTGCGTTGACGTTCCGTCGATTCGCAGATCGAAATCCAGATGTTCGACCCCTGCCGGGTGATGGCAGAAACTGCAGTTCGCGTGCAGGTAAGATCGTGCCTGCTCTTCCAGCGATGCTGGTGTGCGATCCAGCGGGACCAATGACGGAGACTTCGGAACGGTTCGGTGCCGAAACACTCCTTGTCGCTGGAGTTCATTGAACTCGTTGTTGCCGACAAGTTGTTCTGGCGTGAAACCGAGAATGGGATTTTCGCGAGCGTGACACATCTTGCAGTCGCCGACGCCGGGGATGCGGTATTCGACTGGACCATTCGGACCCGGCAGCAGGACCGTCTCCCGTTCGAGCTGCAGAATGGCGTCGTTGCGGTCTTCGTTCCACACATAGGACGCCCCGACCGTTGTTCCATCGTCACGCACCAGCAGCACGCGGGTTTCGACGGGATGGCGATAACCTAACTCCGGATCGCGTGCGTCGAAATGTTTGATGAGCAGCGTCCCCGGCGGAAACTTCCAGCGTGGCGCGCCGTTGTCGATCTGCGTTCCCCGCGGCAGTCGAATCCAGCGCTGCTTGTGCAGACCGTCCGACCAGAGGGGAACGGTCACGTCATACGGCAGCGTCCCTATTGCCGGGGTCAGCGAAGACAGATCGGTGAAGACGTTCAGTTCTGAAAACCGTTGCGGAAAACCGGTCGGCTCGCTCCTTTGTAAGCGATAAACCCCAGGCGAAGACGTAAAGTTCGTGAAGAACAGATTGCCGGCGACATCGGTGCTGATCGAAACGAGAGACGAGGCCGTGCGTCCGAAGGGGAGCTGTAATAACGGAATCGAAGTCGTCGGCGTGCCTGCGCTGGCAGTCAACGTCCACACCCGGCCTGAGCGATTGTCTCCGTAGACAACGCGTCCCTGCAGTTCCGGAAACATCGGCCCTTGGATGATCGGCCCGCCGATCACACACAAGTTCATGTCCGTATGGGGGTATTCGAAAGCCGGCGGCGTCTCGACGCCCCAGTTCTCAAGCAATGTCGATTCGGCCTCCGGACCCTGCAACGAACCTTCCCTTCGGCTCCACTGATGATTCGATCCGGATTGGGCGACCTCAATTTGCTCCATCTCGTCTTCACCGACTTCGCCCACCCACACGCGATCGCCCGACGGATCGCAATGGATTCGAAATGGATTGCGAAACCCGAGCGACCAGAATTCCTCCAGCACGTTGGGCGTACCGACGAAGGGGTTGTCGTTTGGGATGCGATAGCCAGACGTGCGAGTTCCGGCGACCTGAAATCGCGGCGGATGACCGCGGTCTTCCCGGCCGTTGACTTCGATGCGGAGAATTCCCGAGAAGAACCCGGCGTCGAGTTGCTGCGTGTTGTGATGCCGCCCGGCAAGTTCGTTGTCACCGCAGGAGATCAACAGATATCCCTGCCGGTCGAACGCCAGATCCCCGAACAGATGTTCGCGGCTGGCGACCTGTTGTTCGATCAGGATCTGCTCGTGCTTTTTGTCCGCAATGCCGGCGGTCGGGAGCTGCAAGGCGCTGAGGCGGCAGAACAAGGAACCAGGGTCGGCATCATCCGTGCGATAGATCACGAACAATCGCCGATCGACTGGATAATGTGGATGCACTTCAAACGAAAACAGCCAGCCGAGATCGGTCCCTGACAGATCCGCGACGATCCGGCTGATCCAGCGCGAGCCGTGCCGACGGACTTCTCGAATCGTGCCGTGAAAATCGGCGGCGAAATAAACGCCCGGCGCTGACGGATGTTCCCGCAATCGCATCACGCCGCCGAGACCAGCACCGGGGAAGGCATCGACAACCACATAGTCCGACAGATCGGCGGCAGGCGTAGTGTTCAAGAAATCCGGAGCGGCGACATCAGCTTCCTGAGGGGCGTTCTCTGTTTTCCATGCAAGCCCCACCGTTCCGAGCGAAAGCAGTACGACCGTTACCCCGGTCAAGATCCAGGGAAGCCGAAACAGAACTATCGGAAATGGAATGCTCACCTGCGGCAACAGTGACGGCCAGATCATCGAGGCCATGCGGGCACAAATTAGCGCATGCGTCGTTGCAAACAGCAGCGGTGGTGCAAAGTGCACCCAGCGGTCAGGCGCACGGGTCAGTTCTTTGAGAACACTCGCCCAAATGAGCGCCGCCGCTCCCAGCGATGTCGCTAACAGGAGCAGGCAGGGCCACCCCCGCCAGTTGCGTCGCGCGTATTTGTCGCCTGTGACGATCCAGTGCGTGCCGGACCGCGACATCAGGTCGACCAGTGCGCTCAGATGAGCCGCACAAGAGACTTCCCGTGTCGTGAGAAAATGCAGCCCGAAGGGATAGACGCTCCACCAGCCGATGAGAAACGGCGTGTAGATGACAGCCAGCGCGGCGAAGGCCGCGTGATTCCAGTGGACCCATTCCGGAAACAGCCCGACCATGATCAGCGGCGGCAGCGGCGTGAAGACCGTGTTCAGCGCGGTCGCCAGATAGTACGCAAAACCTGAGACGAAACAGGTTTTCTGGGCCAGAGTGAGCCGTGACTGCCAGAATTCGTTCGAAGTCACCAGTGACAGCGACCCCTGGCACCACCGCGACTGCTGATGCACAAACGAATCGAGCCGATCAGGGCAGAGCCCCTTTGCGAGGATCACCGGGACATACCGTACCTGATAGCCCCGATTGAGCAATTCGAATCCGGTCCACAGATCCTCTGAATGGGCGATTGGATAACACCCCTCGAACTGCTGCAGCGCGGTGCGGCGGTAGACGGCGCAGGAACCCGTGCACACGGCCGCTCCCCAGCGGTCTCGCGCCGGCTGAATCAGACGATAAAAAAGTTCCTGCACATAGCCGGCTCCCGCCTGCACCCAGTTCATTCCAGAATGCACATCAAAGAACTGCGGACTCTGCACAATCGCGACCTGTGCGTCATGAAGCAGATATGGCATCAGTTCCAGTAGCATGTCCGCCCTGGGGCGAAAATCGGCATCGAGCAGCAGGATGAAGTCGCCGTGGGAATGCGAGAACGCATATCGGAGATTGCCTGCCTTCCGCAGTTCACGGGCAGGCCGGCGCAGGTAATGAAACCCGAAGGCTTGCGCCGCAACGCGGAATCGGTCATCAGTCGAATCGTCCAGTACATAGACATTGATCTCGCCTGACCACTCCAGTTGGCGAACCCCTGCCCAGGTTCCCAGAACCACATCCAGCGGCTCTCCGCAGACCGGCAGAAAGACATCAACTGATGCCCGTTGTCGATCAGTCGGTCGTGAAGTCCATTTGTCCACGAGTCGCAGATGATCGCTCAGGCGAAACGTGCTTCCAGAGAGCATCACCGCATAGGACAACAGGAGATACAGGCCGTTCGTCAACAGAAACGGAAGCGCCAACATCCACAACATGTCGATGACGGCAAACCGCCCCAGACCGACCAGCAGGAGCGTTGAACTGACCAGTCCAAAGAGAACCAGCCAGCCATGTCGCCCCTGGGCGTAACAATATTTTTCCCGGTCCGTCACGACGCGGGCAGAAGCGCAATACTGCTCTGGTTCGATCGGTTCTTGCATGGGGAACATCAACGACGGAAATACCACCAGCCCAACCCGACCGCGATTACAAGATTCGCACAGACAAAACTCGTCAACCGCCAGTTGATTCCAATCGTTCCGGACTTCGAGACCCCGGCCGCTCTCAGGTCGGGCGCCGTCTCCGGAGTTCCTCTGGCAACGCTTTGTAATGGCGTACCCACGGCGAGAAACTCGTCTCGATTGATCTGCTGATTTCGGTCGGAGTCCGTTCGTGCGAAGGCATCCGTGAGATTCAGACTGCGGCGTTCGAATTTGCGTTTCGCCCAGTCTCGGTTGTCTGTCGGGCGTTCGCGTTCGAGCAGTTCTTCCAGCGCGAGAATGCCGTCGTTGTTCGCATCGAGTCGGTCGAACAGGACGTCGGGTCTCGCCCTCCGCGGATTGATCTCGAAGCGAAATTCATCCATGGTCAGCGCCTGATCTCGATTCGCATCCAGTCGCCGAAAAAACATCTGCGAGAGTCCCCGATGCAGCGGTGCTTTCGCAGTCTCGAACTCTTGTCGAGACAGGCTGCCGTTGTGGTCGAGATCCCAACGGGCGATGTTGTCGTCCTGCAACGGATTGGCCAGCGGCGTGCTGCGAAACTCCGAGAACGTCAGCGAGCCGTCACGGTTGAGATCAAAGGCAGGGAATATCCATTGCACGGTCTGTCGTTCGTGCCGCCGGGCGTGACGGTGCAGTTCCTCTGCGGTCAGCAGCGCGTCTTGATTCTGATCGAAGCGGCGAAATTCGGACTGGGTTTCGATCCAGAACGGTTCCCCTGTCAGCAGCTCCGCCAGGCTCAGTTCGCCGTCTCCGTTGATGTCGGTGCGTGCGAAATCTGCATCTGCTTCTGAACCAGTCTTCCAATACCGCGCCAGGAACTCACCTTTAACGAGGCGGTTGTCGTGATTGGTGTCGGCATAGCGAAAAGTACGCGCGTCGAACACCTGACCATTCGCCCGACGCAGCCGCGAGCCGCTCGGCATTTTCAGGCCGTAGAGAACTTCCAGATGCGAACGGATTTCGCCGGTCTGCAACAAACCGTCCTTGTCGTCATCCCAGGCGAGCAGATCCAGTTCGTTCAGATCTCCCAGTTCGAGCGCTGTCAGCTTGAGGAGTCGGGCAGGGGTCAGGCCGGCCGACTGGGTGTCGGCGTTCTGAGCCAAATTCAGGAGCGACTGGACCTCGTTTTCAATTGGATCAACGACCATCGGCCGCTGCTGCAACGGCCACAAGCTGGGCATACAGGCGAACTCGATGAACGACAGATTCCCGTTCCGATCAAAATCGCAGATGCCGAATTCCTGTTGAAAGGCTGCCAGAGCGGTCTCCGGCTGTCCGGCCAGCCATTCAACAAGATCGAGATGTCCGTCCTGATCCCGGTCGCGACGCAGGAATGACGGCCAGACGCGATTCCGCAAGGTTCCTTCCAGTTCGGCCACGGCAATCAGCTCCGGCTGCGATTCCAGTTCAGCGACCGAGAGCAGACGATCGCCATTTTTGTCGCTTTCCTCAAATAGCCGCTGGTGTCGCGGCACGAGAACCTGCGACTGTTCTGGCAACTCTTTACCAAGGGCCGAGTAGAGTTCAATCACCGAAAGCAGCCCGTCGCCATTCCGATCTCGCAGTCCGATCAGTCTGTGCGGCGGCAGACGCTGTTCATCGACCGTCATGTCCACTTCGTGCAGCGAAAGACGTTCATCGTGATTCTGATCGAGCTTGCGGAAAAACTCCCCAGCCAGTGCCGTACAGGTCAGCGTCCCGTTCGGTGTGAACTCAGCGAGATCCAGAAACCCATCGCCGTTCCGGTCCACGCGCGGTGTGAACCAGTTGAACAGTGGATGCCCGAAGGGGGAATCCAAGTACTCGCCCAGTGACAGCCCACCGTCCTGATTCTGGTCAAAACCGGGCAGCAGCCGCGTTGCCAGTGGTTGCTGCCAACTGGGGGCCTGTTGCAGTTCTTGAATCGACAATACGCTGTCACCATTTTGGTCGAGTTTCAGAAACTGGTTCGGCAGATCTGAGCGAAAAAGTTCCGCCGCATCTGCTTCGGCGCGGCTTAACCGGTCGTCATGATTTTGATCGGCCAGATCGAATAACTCGCCTGCAGGTCGGCTGCCCCCTTTGTACTCCGCGACGAATTCCTTTCTCTCGATCAGTTCATCGTCGTCTCGGTCCAAAGAGACGAAAAAGCTGTCGTTGAAGGCCGTTCCATTGGCCCAGCGCGCGATGGCACCATCGCCGCGTCTCAGACCATATGCCGTTTCCAATCCCAGTCGCGCCTCATCGACGTCAATCTGCTGATTCTGATTGCGATCCCATAGAGCAGCTTCAAGCGGAATCCCGACAGGCAGCTTTCCGGACCATTTCGTAGTAATGTCTTTGTTGTTGACGGGCACCGGCAGTCTGGACAAGACGCTCTCGACTTGAGCCTGCGTCTTTGTCAGCTTCATCAATTCAAGAGCAGCCCGCTGTTCGATGGAGACGAAGCCCGGCACGGTGCGGAACTCGTCGAGATTTAGTTGGCGATCCTGATTGAGGTCGAACACCACCAAACGCTGCCGCAATGCCTGCGGCGGCAGCAACCCGTGCCACGCAAGCAGTTCATCTACTGTGAGTTGCCGGTCTCCATTTGCGTCGAGTTTTGCGAACTGCTCATCTGGCGCCAGTGACTTCGGCGTCGAACGAAATGTCATTTCCGAGAGTTCGAGTGAACCGTTGTGATCGCGGTCCAGACGACCAAAGAACAGTTCTGACAGTGCGAGAAAACTTGCGTCTACGGAAGGGTGGTACTCCCTCAGAGTCAACCGGCCATCCTGATCCGCATCCCAATACTGTCGGTTGTAATCCAGCACCGGATTCGCCAGCGGCGTCAGGCGAAACTCGCGAAACGACAGCCTGTCGTCGGCATCGGTATCGAAAGCAGGCAGAAGTTGGCTGATGACTTCCCGTTCGTGCGGGTACGCCTGCTTCGTCAGTTCCACTGACGACAACTGTCCATCCAGATCCACATCGAATCGAGCAAACTCCCGCTGCGTATCGAGCCAGAAGAGCGATCCCGCTTCCAGTTCATTCATCTGCAGGTTGCCGTCGTGGTCGAGATCGCCGGCGTTAAAATCCGCATCGGCTTCTGCTCCTCGTTTCCAGTACTTCGCCAGGAATTCTGAGCGACTGAGGGAACCATTCTTGTCGGCATCAAAATAGAAGCAGGTGCGACGATCGAACACCTGGCCAGTGTGTCGTCGCAGGCTTCGGCCCTGCTCGTCCCGTATGCCGTAGAGACTTTCAATCCCTCGTCGCAGTTCCCGCTGTGACAGTGTTGCACTGCCGTCACGATCCCAGTTGGTAACCGCCTCCGGAGTCAGCCAACTCCACATTCGCGGCGCGGTTTCGCCGACTGCTTGCACCGTCGCTGCGTCATCACGCGACTTCAGTGCCGACCGGAGTTCCGCGATCCTTTGCTCCACATGTTCGACCACCGGATCGACCAATGCCGGCCGTTCGTAGGCGGCAGTGAGACTGGGCAAACATGCAAACTCCAGAAACGAGAGTTGACCGTCGCGATTGAAATCACAGACGACAAAGTCTCTCGACAAGACCGCGCGCTGGTTCTCCGGCTGTTCGTCCAGCCATTCGCTTTTCGAAACCAGTCCGTTGTGATCGTGATCGCGCTGTTGAAAGAACGGCGCCTGTTTTCGCGCGAGGAGAACTTCCAGCGTCACTGCTTGATAGAGACCCGGTTCCGCCTGCCATTCCTCCTGGGAGATCTGCTGATCTGCGTTGGAGTCTGCGATTTGAAACAGTTCCGCGTGTCGTGGGATGAGAATTCGCGGCTGCGTCTCCAGATCGGAACGGATTGGAGAAAACGCCTCGCCGAGGGTCAGCAGCCCGTCGCTGTTTCGATCACGGAGTGCGAACAGTCGCGACGGAGTTAACCGCCGTTCCTCGATCTGGAATTCCATTTCAACTGGCGATAATCGGCCGTCATGATCGCGATCCAGCCGCTGAAAGATATCTGCCGCGAGTGCCGTCTCTTTCAGCGTTTCGGGGGGTGCGAATTCGGCCAGATTCAGAAACCCATCCGCATCCAGATCTCGCCGAATTGCGAACCAGTCGACCGCGGGATACCCGAATGGCGACGAAAGAAATTCTGCGAGCGACAGTGCCTCGTCGCCATTGTCATCAAACGCAGGCAGCAATTTGGCCGCGAGATTCCCTGCCCTGTTGGGAGCCTGGCCGAGTTGGTCCCCCGATCCTCGCCACTTCCGCAGTTCAGATTTCGACAGCAGCCCATCCTGGTTTTCATCGAGCTGCACAAACAGTTCACGAGGCGAAGATGAAGGCGGCGACTGGCCGTTCGCGTCACTGCCGAGAGCGCACAGACAGCCGATCAGCAGGCACAAAGAAAAGCGCGAAAGCATCGTCACCTCAGAGACGCGTCCAGCCACGATGATGCAATCGGGATGCAACACGCTTGCTGCATCTCGGATTCAGGCAATGACCTTGAACTGCAAGAGCAGCGATCCGAAACTCGGTGCAGCAC is a window encoding:
- a CDS encoding PQQ-dependent sugar dehydrogenase — protein: MQEPIEPEQYCASARVVTDREKYCYAQGRHGWLVLFGLVSSTLLLVGLGRFAVIDMLWMLALPFLLTNGLYLLLSYAVMLSGSTFRLSDHLRLVDKWTSRPTDRQRASVDVFLPVCGEPLDVVLGTWAGVRQLEWSGEINVYVLDDSTDDRFRVAAQAFGFHYLRRPARELRKAGNLRYAFSHSHGDFILLLDADFRPRADMLLELMPYLLHDAQVAIVQSPQFFDVHSGMNWVQAGAGYVQELFYRLIQPARDRWGAAVCTGSCAVYRRTALQQFEGCYPIAHSEDLWTGFELLNRGYQVRYVPVILAKGLCPDRLDSFVHQQSRWCQGSLSLVTSNEFWQSRLTLAQKTCFVSGFAYYLATALNTVFTPLPPLIMVGLFPEWVHWNHAAFAALAVIYTPFLIGWWSVYPFGLHFLTTREVSCAAHLSALVDLMSRSGTHWIVTGDKYARRNWRGWPCLLLLATSLGAAALIWASVLKELTRAPDRWVHFAPPLLFATTHALICARMASMIWPSLLPQVSIPFPIVLFRLPWILTGVTVVLLSLGTVGLAWKTENAPQEADVAAPDFLNTTPAADLSDYVVVDAFPGAGLGGVMRLREHPSAPGVYFAADFHGTIREVRRHGSRWISRIVADLSGTDLGWLFSFEVHPHYPVDRRLFVIYRTDDADPGSLFCRLSALQLPTAGIADKKHEQILIEQQVASREHLFGDLAFDRQGYLLISCGDNELAGRHHNTQQLDAGFFSGILRIEVNGREDRGHPPRFQVAGTRTSGYRIPNDNPFVGTPNVLEEFWSLGFRNPFRIHCDPSGDRVWVGEVGEDEMEQIEVAQSGSNHQWSRREGSLQGPEAESTLLENWGVETPPAFEYPHTDMNLCVIGGPIIQGPMFPELQGRVVYGDNRSGRVWTLTASAGTPTTSIPLLQLPFGRTASSLVSISTDVAGNLFFTNFTSSPGVYRLQRSEPTGFPQRFSELNVFTDLSSLTPAIGTLPYDVTVPLWSDGLHKQRWIRLPRGTQIDNGAPRWKFPPGTLLIKHFDARDPELGYRHPVETRVLLVRDDGTTVGASYVWNEDRNDAILQLERETVLLPGPNGPVEYRIPGVGDCKMCHARENPILGFTPEQLVGNNEFNELQRQGVFRHRTVPKSPSLVPLDRTPASLEEQARSYLHANCSFCHHPAGVEHLDFDLRIDGTSTQELISTTSRLAHHKIDGRTAKTLLKPGSPDESAMYLRLQTTDPRHAMPWLARTRPDPAALELISEWIHSLPNSP
- a CDS encoding M14 family zinc carboxypeptidase, which codes for MRFSCFDCCAVLLLCGAVLGETAQAQQSARLPVRAAGDQNGANVRLVNGQQPLWVAGEHSTGKRPIEVARSGKGSQFVLVVGSVAGNDPESIELIDATCQLARMYPPPDPVTLLFVRTPNPDGLAEHVHTNQRGVELDRNFPSRNFTSAPNRLTGPKPASEVETQYMVRVLQEFKPVRVIHLKSGVGDRPLVMISDKWQATTGAAMLPKDISQDRYQGTFKAGSLEEYVSVEMETAIGTVVLSKGSRQMQAAEILRLAVGNISKNPNPADNLAKANPPAKTPAAQPAAPAAAQRPMTPEAAPKGNQGEVELLPPPPEFAPTSTPSQQVDRNDSRYFELPPPPR
- a CDS encoding SUMF1/EgtB/PvdO family nonheme iron enzyme translates to MTMRHSHHRQCIAASRNPSGLTLLEVLFVLALLGFVAALLTPLLLEWRERSRQQTCRQRLQALTLGLERYHDVFRSLPPAAVWNPNAIATPLLHRSRQIERITHQNWAQLLLPFIGESNLAAKVSAELPVGHPGNALLRTTAAPFIACPTDAFNRSGNRYQLQGDPREAPLEFARGNFAINGGTHHYKVEPPSTSSPQGDFVHLVTLDSPRQFQLWGNGIAGINRSFSFGEFSNGRATLIALEELRAGIHPLDPRGVWALGQIGGSISWAHGVNGDAAGPNNAHPRSDDVLSCGELHAVLGSDVLQQAGMPCVSYIDHNQQATARSQHPGGVHVACLDGSVRFVSNAIDSSVWHILHSRETPPECLADFNEWEPSHIQLPSPRKTLNAASVRNAPTAASSSPETNSIGMSFVLIPAGRFTMGLPDAGNNGPIPAECPPHPVEITQSFWLSQFEVTRDDYQQVLGRESLPALPEEMEISVANSEDLGRLPVTNVSWDQAAAFCQALSNHPEELSAGSSYRLPTEAEWEYACRDGSTTPFRWSPDRDDRDDSGAAAGVSPPLPLTPVGSDRPSSWGLYDMRGNAWEWTADWYQRDAYLLPEQIDPQGPRSGHLKVIRGSDWRFVGEACRIDTAVLPPWKTNPIVGFRVIRQQRLNRSPPPQFSLNGPMTNDH